The Peromyscus eremicus chromosome 16_21, PerEre_H2_v1, whole genome shotgun sequence genome includes the window TGGTCAGGCCGCTACACTAGCCCTCGGAGACTTTGACCGCGCATTGCTTCGCAAGGTGAGGTGGACAGGTGGGTTGGAGAGGGAATGCAAGTGTCTGGAAGACTGGATGCTGAATGAGAAGCATGTGGAGAAACCCAAGGAAACAGGGCCTCTAACTCGGGAGTGTAGGCCTGGTTATATAGACTGTGGAAAGGGTTGGGATACTCAAAACACAGGTCCCTAAATTTGGGTACCATGTCTTCTGAGGCCTTGCTTTGGAGGTagatagaagaaagggggatTCAGGAGTTCTAAAGGGTGTAGAGTGGCTGGAAATAGTCTGATGCCAGATCTGCCCTTCTTGGGTCTACGGCTATGCCTCCCCAGGGCATGGTGATGGTGAGCCCCGAGATGAATCCCACCATCTGCTCAGTGTTTGAAGCAGAGATAGTCCTACTGTTCCATGCCACCACCTTCCGGCGGGGGTTCCAGGTGACGGTACATGTGGGCAATGTACGGCAGACAGCAGTGGTGGAAAAGATCCATGCAAAGGTGAGAAGGAGCCAGCCATGTCTCCACTTCTGCAGGGAACGTCCGTGTTCTGCCTCCATACAGGAGGGAGCCCTGCCATCACACTTGCCTGCTCAGAGTTACCTGAGCCCATCCACCTGGGGGCCCTGGGGTGGAGCCGAGGCTGACAGAGAACGGGGGATGGGAGGCACTGGCCAGGGCTGTGACCACTTTTCTCCCAAAGGACAAGCTGCGGACAGGGGAGAAGGCAGTGGTACGTTTCCGTTTCCTGAAACACCCAGAATACCTGAAGGTGGGCGCCAAACTGCTGTTCCGGGAGGGTGTTACCAAGGGCATCGGTCATGTCACGGATGTGCAAGCCATCACAGCAGGAGAAGcccaggccagcatgggcttctGAGTCCTCAAAACAGCTCTGCTGCTGTCCCTACAATACATAAGGTGACTTCCAGCCATGCTGCCCACCGTCGGCGGCTCTGTGTGTTAATAGGCTAGACAGTGTCGGCTGCCACTTGCTTCGTGCCGCCTTTCTGGAGAGGTGTCAAGCGTGGTGTGGCCAGGGAGAGGCAGTTCTGAGGGAGAAGACAATTCAGGGCAGTTCTCAGCTGTGTGCCCCCTGGTTGGCTCATTAACCCTGGCAGCTGCACGGTCTTGTCTACCGGAGGGAGCGATGCATAGCCATCTTGGGGCCACTATCAGGACTGGGCATGACTCACCAGTGTGACCTCTGCACTTCAAGAATTGTCATAACTGGGGTGGCCCTTGAAAGCACTTCTTTTTTATACCTCCTCTCAAGGCCATGTAAGTTGCCCATCTCTACCTGACTGTGGATAAAAGACAGTGCTCCTGGCCATCTAGGGGACCCAGGGACTGAAGAAATGGCACAGAGACCGTGAAAGACTGTGTTCCTACCCTGTGTTGAGTCCTGATGCATATTCCTGGCTTTATTTTCTTGTCCTTCACTTAAGGGCCATTTCCCCAGATCCTCCTGTTAGAGGCCCTACTTGGTGCTATTTGTGGTGCTGGCCCAGGCGTGGGGCTGCCAAGCTAAGGCTTGGCACACCAAAGGCCAGCTGCATGTCaatcagtttctttttctctgcagGTCATCTGTTGGTTTTCATGCTAGATCAAATAGTATGTTTTCCTTTCCCAACCTGGTAGCTGCAGAACCTGACCCACAGTTGTGCATCCTGGCATCCTCATCCCCATTCCTGCTCCCACATAAATTTTCTCTGGTTTTAGTAATTTGTAGTGACTACCCCCTTCCTTCTGTGGCCGGGAaccaggaggaaagggaaagatatCATTCTAGGCATGGACAACCTCCTTTCCCTTTGCTAGTATCCTGGGTTCCCACGAACTCAGGGATTTGTTGGTTGAAGATTctctctgcacatgtgtgtatatatatatgtatatatatttaaatacacatatatattgtacagaataaaaaatgttttattggaCACTCTGTGCTTCTGCTTAATTAAGACCCAGGTGCAGCCTCCAAAGCTAGATTCATCTCCAAGATTAGAGACATGACACCCTGCCATGATTGAACTCTGAATTGGGAAAGAAATTCTTATCTCAGTGGCCATTCTTTCCATCTCCCCCACAGATCAGCATTGTGTGTTCTGACTTGTTTTGCTTCATTCTTCAAGTGAGCAGAGTATAAAGTGGAAAGGCCTTTCCAGCTCCAATAGCTAGCTCCACTGTACTTAAGTTGTGTACCTGTCAGTGGTAGCAAAGGGAGGAGTCCTCTCCCTAGAGTACCAGCCCTTCAGGATGAAGACGCAGAGATGAATGGTAATGCAGTCCTCACACTTCACTTTCAGAGACTAGATTCTTGCAACATCAGGGCCCGTAAGCTAAACCTCAGTCCTTCCTATGTCTGTGTTCAGACTGGCATGGGTTTTGGAATTCATGCTAACTAGATACTACCATTGAGCTCTGTTCCCAGCctttctgacccccccccccccccccatatcagGTAGGGTCTAAGGCAAAAGTAGGAACTCTTGAATACTAACCCTGGCAAAGCAAATGATACATGTGGTCCAAAGCCTTGTGCAGCATTCTGCCTctagaggtttgtttttttgttttttgaggtaagtctctagcccaggctggccttgaactatgtaACTGAGGGTGATCTTTTGATCCTCTACCTCTCAACtgctggtagcccaggctggccttgaactatgtaACTGAGGGTGATCTTTTGATCTCTACCTCTCAACtgctggtagcccaggctggccttgaactatgtaACTGAGGGTGATCTTTTGATCTCTACCTCTCAACtgctggtagcccaggctggccttgaactatgtaACTGAGGGTGATCTTTTGATCTCTACCTCTCAACTGCTGGGTTGCAGGCACGGCCCATGCCTGCTTTTATCCCATGCGAAGGTTCAAATCTAGGTCTTCCGAATTGTAGGTACCGGCTGAGCTAGATCTACTTCTAGTACTTTTAGACAGGCTCTTGGTTATGTGGCCTTAACGCACAGTagttctcctacctcagccttctcccTCAACTAGGattatgtgccaccatatctgacagggtttttaaaaaaataccactcgggaggcagagacaggcagatctcggaggaaagcctggtctacaaagttgcaggacagcctgggctacatagagaaaccctatctggaaaaacaaaaaccaaaaaataccaTTGGCTTAACATACTACTAAGAAACCTGTGGTAAACGTCCCCCTGTATTAGAAGCTGTGAGCAGCAAGGAAGGCAAGGTCATCTTGCAGCACAGTGGTACTTCCCCAACACTGACAAAGGCATGCCTATCTGCTCTCCTATAGACTATGTACGTACGTACAGTAGGGCAGGGCTGCCCAAGAAAACAAGATACACTGCTGGCTTTGCCTGCCACTGGTCCACTCGGCACCAGTTTATCTCTAGAAATTCAAGTGACACCTAAGTTTCTTCTAGGTGTctcttctgagacaaggtctcattgaattacccaagctggcctggaacttaactccaggtcctcctgcctccacctccagaattCTAGGATTACCACATTGTCACATCTAGCTTGTtacttctcttttaaaaagtcatgctagccaggcggtggtggcgcacgcctttaatcccagcacttgggaggcagaggcaggtggatctctgtgagttcgagggcagcctggtctacaaagtgagttccaggaaaggcgcaaaactacagagaaaccctgtcttggaaaaaaaaaaaaaaaagtcatactaggcaagtactctaccactaggTTACATCCCAATCCCCCTTTTTTACCcccctctttaaaaataaacatttaagatttattttatatatatggtgttctatctgcatgtacacctgcagaccagaagagggcatcagatcccattatagatggctgtgggccaccatgtggttgctgggaattggactcaggacctctggaagagcagccaatgctcttagctgctgagccatctctccagcccccaatcccCTACccttttcatgtagcccaggttgcctCAGACTTGTTATCTGGCCAGGGATGATTTTAACTCCAGATTGATTCTCCTTCCTTTGCCCTCTataaagtgttgggattataagcatgtacaaAACACTTGGCCACACATTACTTTTCTCTACAGCTCCTTCCCAGTCACCCCAACTTTCAGAACAACCAAAAAGAGGTGACAGTTGCATAGGCATGCTGGTatacacctgtgaccccagccacAGAAAACGGAAGTAGAATCACAGTTGTGAGGACAGTCTAACCTCGCCTACCCTCCCAATGTCAAAATCACCAGCAGGCCACattgttacagtaacagaacaTTTAGAGGAATAGAGGCATGCCAAGCAGGTCCTCAGAGAGTACATTTTTATTGTTCTAGTTGGGCAATCAGATGTATAATTTTTCACTACATACATTCACAATATGAAGAACATAACACGCTATGTGCAAGGCACTGCAAGAATTCTTGCCTTCCTTTAAGAAGCTACTAATTGAGCTGGGGAAAAGCCACAGTAAATTCAAAGGAAGGGGTCATGTCCTGCTAAACACAGTAAATTTCAAACTTTCCCCGAGAAGTAAAATACAAAGGCCCAATTTATAAACAAGTAAAATgaagttgtatttatgtatgggAAGAGAGATGTGTATGCTTATCTTCCTACTCATTGAACCTACTACCGGTTTCATATATAATTCAAGGTCATATCAGAAAAGCCTAAAagatttaatcccaacacttaggtgGCTGAAGAAAACTACacatttcattaagaaaattacTTATTAAATCCTTACTTTAGCCTTTTGGATCTGCCCATGTTTAtagtactgttttgttttgtttttgtttccctccAGTACTGGGAATTAAATGCTATCCTAGGCTAGTGTTCCACCACTGAGATATATTCCCAACCCCATTTTCCCCCCCTTTTCTGTTCCAATTTAAAGTTAggacttgttttttcttttttgaggggcTGTATCTCTTTAGTTACACCtctaaatatatcaaaatatacatataaaaaatagtCTTCAATTTTATAGATAACCAAGTGAGATAGCTCAAAACTGAAGGAGTTTGCCAAGGCTCTTACACCTTTTATGACAGTGTCTCCCTAAAGCTTAAAAACATTTTGATCAGCAACAGGATCAGAATCCcattggaagagagaaaaacttAGCctaattttctattaaaaaaattcatagaTTCCCTTGAGAAATCAACATGATTCCATCTCAAGTTACAAATAAGATAGTAAAGCTCTCCTGCAAGCCTGAGGCAGTATTAATGTGTTAATGGCTTAAAAAATGATTCCAGTGTCTGCATGCCATGGGGCCTAAGGCGTTTATTACTGGAAGCCAAAGGACTCTTGGGATTTCTTTTGCCTTGAGGAGACATGGCAGGAACAGCCTGGGGTTTTGAAGTACAAGGCTGTAAAAAAGACTTCTGTAGCTCCAATGCAAAATGGTAGTCAATGTGTTCCGGCATGTCCCACACTGGAACCAGGGAGTCACACTTCTCACAGatcacttggtcctcagttgccCTTTGGGCCACCTCCTCAGAGTTGTAAACTGAAGAATCAAGCATGTTTGGACTGTTCCCAGCCACATCCACTTCTGTAGAAATTGCTTTAGAGGATACTGGCTTCAACACTCTTTCACAAAGAGGACCACCATCTGCATACTCTGTTGGAAAACAGCTTGATGCCCCTTCAGAGTCCTTGTGTGGAAGGTAAGGAGCTGAAGAATTCTtcagctgtggctgctgtgaCAGCAGCCTCTTCCGCTTAAAGAAGGGCTCAATTCCTGCagtctggctggtctggaatggTAGCGAGGACTTGGCTGGTGACTTGTCTGTGGACGTGTTCAGAGGTACAAGGGAAGGCtctttcattttctgcttttcgGCAGCCTTTTGAAAAAAAGACTCCAGAGATGTAGCTGCCTTTGTAGAGGTGGGCAGAGCTGGACCAGTCCCCTGGCTCTTAGCTCCAGAGCCGGCAGCTGACAACTTTGGCTGACAACTCGAGTCACTGCTCAAGAAGGTGGTGATGTCTGTGCAAGCTGAAGGGGCAGAGGCGGAGAATTTGGTAGCACAGAGGAAGAGCATCGTGAGGGGAGGGGACCTGTGTACAAAGTAATGGAACCAAGAAGTTAGCAAGTCACTGTTTTAAGAGCCCAGATTCAACTAATAAATGACTAGTTCTGGTTCTACCACaaaaggaaatctttttttttttttttttttcttttgagacagggtttctctgtgtaaccactctgtctgtcctgaaactctatctgtagaccaggctggtcttgaactcagacatcagcctgcctctgcctcctgggtgctggtgtgcaccaccacaggcaGCTTGGGGCTACACAAATTTTATTCAAGGCAACAACATGAGAAGTAAGCAAACCAGAGCTCAGGGTCATCCCCAACTCCAAAACGGGCTCAACAGCcggctggctcagcaggtaagggcacttgccaccaagctggaTGGCCTGAGTTTGGTTTGTAGAACCAACTCAGAGATTTCACAGATAGTACCATGAATTATGCCACACGTGCACACAAAATAAGTAGGGAACAAATTCCAATTCTAATCCATAACTCTAGAATTTTTCAAGATGAAATTCTCTATCAAGCTTTTGGTTTCCGATCTCAGTCTCAGCCtactctacaaagcaagttccaggacagccagaccagTTACACAGAAACactatcttgaaaaataaagccAACCCCCGACCCTGCAAAAAAAGGCGAACATTTCAAGAAATTTGCTGTAATTATATTCTTATTATATTCTCATAAAGCTCTTCATTATGAAAAATCTGAGGGTGAAGCTCAGTACCAGAGCACTAGCATGTTCAAGGACCTAGGTTAATCTTCAGTAACCAAACTATTGCCAGGCAGGGTGGCCCACGcttttaattctagtacttgggaggcaaatgcTGGCAAGTTTCATgacagttagggctacatagagaaaccttgttttgaaaaacaaaaaaaaaagttctttattATGTCTTGTTGcccaaatatattttctttttctttctttttttaaaaattttatttatttattatgtatacagtgagtgttcagcctgcaggccagaagagggcatcagatctcattacagatggttgtgagccaccatgtggttgctgggacttgaactccagacttctggaagagcagtcagtgcttttaaactctgagccatctctccagcccctaaatatattttcatatgacTGAGTTTCAGAATATAAAACATGCTTTTACTTTACATACAGGTTAGCAGTTCAATCAGCTAAAGAGCAAATGCTGTTTTTAAGTTACTGTGACTTGaatatggtgacacatgcctgaaatccAGTACTAAAgccaaggaagagaaagatgatgagttcaaggccagcctaaactccacagcaagacactgtctcaaagagcAAAAGGAATGTAACACTATTCTCAGGTTTTATACTTTGGGACCACATTATAATCAGGAAATGGTTCTGTAATGGTTTCCTAATAAGGCTTCCACAGTTATCATTTGGTTCTGTGTAACTTTAATATTTGTGGATAAGCAATTATACCAGAAAGTAAAAGTTACAGTTTTGTGCACATAATGTCAACATATTTAGATAAGCAGTACCTTAGGTGAACtgaacttttatattttataatcttCAATGATGAATTTATATTTCTGCCATAATGAATTTGGAatatccttttgtttgtttgtttgttttacgtagccaaggatgacccctgagtactgagattataagcatgtgccattaAGACTGGCTAGAAAATGCCTTGTTTTTCTTAGGGACAGAGGCTGGAAGATGAGGGTGAGGAactagggatagaactcaggaccttgaCTCAGGGCTGAGGCTGTACCTCAGTTGAGGTGGAGTGCTTTGCCCCTATGCTAAAGCCTTGGGTTCCCTCCCAAGCACCTCACCAGCCAGGCCTGTGATAGTCCAGCCTGtcatctcagctcttgggagatggaggcaagatcAGAAGTACAAAGTCCAGTCGGGAGTGttggcacacttctttaatcccagaacttggggaggggacagaggcaggtggttctctctgagttcgaggccagcatggtctagagtgagttctagtaaagccagggctacacagggaaaccctatctctaaaacaaaacaaacaaacaaagaagtacaaagtcatcttttttttttttttttttttggtttttcgagacagggtttctccgtgtagctttgcgcctttcctgggactcacttggtagcccaggctggcctcgaactcacagagatccgcctggctctgcctcccgagtgctgggattaaaggcgtgcgccaccaccgcccggcacaaagtCATCTTAAGTCATCTCTGGCTACATTGCCTGGAATGCAGGAGTCCCTATCTTAAAATTCCTGATAAGCAATCTCAGGAGAAAAAGTAAACATGGTTCAAACAGTGGTTTTGTCTTTGCTACGTTTATGCACAATAGAGGTGAAATTTACTAATGAACATGACATATAACACCAGTAAAACTTATATAGCAGGTCACTTTTGAAgagctggagctcagtggtagactgcttgcctatgCACaagagaccctgggttccatcaggaggggagggagaaatcaTGAAAGATGTTTTAAAGATACAGTCAAGTAGTTGAGCAACAAGTTCCCAAGTGTATTAACAGCTTAGTCCCCAGGTGCAGGCAGTCATTTCCCTGAAGATGGCATGCTGGTACAGGCAGGAATGGTACTGGTTCACGTTGTCTTCTAGCTACCAATATACCCCTGGGTACCAGGATGGACCAAatgtagaaaaaacaaacaaacaaaaccctacaaCTGAACTTGCTCATTTTTATCACCTTCCTTAGACCTTCATCACCCCTCTAAGAGGTGTTGTTAGTCTGAGTCACAAAGGAACTACCCCACATGAAAGTTCAGAGGCTCACTGATTTTATAGCTATGCCACAaaatggtttttttcttttctttcttttaagaagatAAACTGAGAAAAGGAGACTCACCACTCAGTTTGGACTCCAGAAGTATTACAGTTTCTGATGGCAGCAAAAGCATCCTGGCTCATCTTATGAGCATCGTATCGAGTGAGGGCACAGCAGCGGCGCAGACTGCTGAGACGTCTGTCTCCTTGTACACGAATACTGACAACCAACTGAGTGGCCACCCTGTCATTCTGTGGATGGGAAAGGATTGAGACCAGAAACAGTTACTGAGAGCATCTGTAGGGTAACAGAAAGACTTggaaattcaatttttaaagtcAAGAATAGGGTTGAGCATGGTggtatactcctttaatcccaaaattggggaggcagaggcagacggatctctgtgaattccaagtcatcctggtctaca containing:
- the Polh gene encoding DNA polymerase eta isoform X2, with the protein product MAAGQDRVVALVDMDCFFVQVEQRQNPHLRNKPCAVVQYKTWKGGGYREASVEVMEIMSQFAVIERASIDEAYIDLTSAVQDRLQKLEGQPISADLLPSTYIEGLPRGPTTEETIQKEEIRKQGLLQWLGSLQIDEPTSPDLRLTVGAVIVEEMRAAIERKTGFQCSAGISHNKVLAKLACGLNKPNRQTLVSHGSVPQLFSQMPIRKIRSLGGKLGASVIEILGVEYMGELTQFTESQLQNHFGEKNGSWLYAMCRGIEHDPVKPRQLPKTIGCSKNFPGKTALATREQVQWWLLQLALELEERLTKDRNDNDRVATQLVVSIRVQGDRRLSSLRRCCALTRYDAHKMSQDAFAAIRNCNTSGVQTEWSPPLTMLFLCATKFSASAPSACTDITTFLSSDSSCQPKLSAAGSGAKSQGTGPALPTSTKAATSLESFFQKAAEKQKMKEPSLVPLNTSTDKSPAKSSLPFQTSQTAGIEPFFKRKRLLSQQPQLKNSSAPYLPHKDSEGASSCFPTEYADGGPLCERVLKPVSSKAISTEVDVAGNSPNMLDSSVYNSEEVAQRATEDQVICEKCDSLVPVWDMPEHIDYHFALELQKSFLQPCTSKPQAVPAMSPQGKRNPKSPLASSNKRLRPHGMQTLESFFKPLTH
- the Polh gene encoding DNA polymerase eta isoform X4 → MKLVHLGLLETCGQMMLRSCVRIFYWHKFVSPVEKPTSPKEIRKQGLLQWLGSLQIDEPTSPDLRLTVGAVIVEEMRAAIERKTGFQCSAGISHNKVLAKLACGLNKPNRQTLVSHGSVPQLFSQMPIRKIRSLGGKLGASVIEILGVEYMGELTQFTESQLQNHFGEKNGSWLYAMCRGIEHDPVKPRQLPKTIGCSKNFPGKTALATREQVQWWLLQLALELEERLTKDRNDNDRVATQLVVSIRVQGDRRLSSLRRCCALTRYDAHKMSQDAFAAIRNCNTSGVQTEWSPPLTMLFLCATKFSASAPSACTDITTFLSSDSSCQPKLSAAGSGAKSQGTGPALPTSTKAATSLESFFQKAAEKQKMKEPSLVPLNTSTDKSPAKSSLPFQTSQTAGIEPFFKRKRLLSQQPQLKNSSAPYLPHKDSEGASSCFPTEYADGGPLCERVLKPVSSKAISTEVDVAGNSPNMLDSSVYNSEEVAQRATEDQVICEKCDSLVPVWDMPEHIDYHFALELQKSFLQPCTSKPQAVPAMSPQGKRNPKSPLASSNKRLRPHGMQTLESFFKPLTH